The Sebastes umbrosus isolate fSebUmb1 chromosome 4, fSebUmb1.pri, whole genome shotgun sequence genomic sequence cgtttgtgcagaaataagtgctgcagctcctccagaccaacagaggttttccgtgtcttgtgaagtgacggagcaccgcagcgagaaacgttatcgtctctgaccgggtgccagtgtgtccctccggccgcggtcgggaggctgaagcaggaaaagccaacactaggatcagcattgattcatggagaaaccttcgtctggtcagctaacattactgccaagcagctgaaatatagagtgatattgtggttttagctgacgtgtgtcgcctcactgttttggagcgatgctcgttcatgtctatgtagagcgagcaagcgcgagcccgtcgctgactttcgttgacttaacggccacaggtgtcgctgttaacgagcatttctgattcttacaaacagtccctctaAGTCAAGTCATTTAATTTCTGTAGCccatttaaaaacagttttttatgctgaatgacttatctccaagaaacttatgagcacatctctggtaaacacaagattaaagtggtgctttactgtgattctttgtggagaaactcagttttacagatacTAATCTGCCCTACCAACAACAGATTAAAAAGCAGTAAAACGACATTATAAATCATTTAAGAGTGATCTTGACAAATGCTATGGAGCAGCCTCAGACTGAACTAACAGCAAGCAAAAAAAAGGGTGGGTctttaaatttgatttaaaataagcattaaacaagcatttctgattcttacaaacagtccctttaaatacaagtatgaacctgaaaatgagcatgatatgggaacTTTAAATTGACCTCCGAGTGGCTCTGTGGGGTTGAAGAGGTTAACCATTTTAAGTGATATACACATAGTAGGTTTAAGCCTCAACATGGTAATGAGTGCTGCTATATGAAGGGTAAAGGAATGAGAATAAACGATGATGTTTGTTTCTATtgctggttgttttcctctatATTAATCCCCACTAACATGCTCTGTGGAGGGATGGCACTGTTAGTTTTTCCCTACAAACCAAGTTAACCTCTTCAACCCCACAGAGCCACTGGGAGgtcaatttaaaggtcccatatcatgctcattttcaggttcatacttgtatttaatgtttctactagaacatgtttacatgctgtaatgttaaaaaaaaaacaaaaaaaactttatttttatgtaaattaattatcttcaataaaaaaaaaaaaaaaaggtaaatttgtctatcttggattttcaagtggccaatcgtttatatttgcttaGTGACCCTTCTggcaatcatcatgccaaatttggtgcttgtatcactatttgcatgatttgattgaaaaatggGTGTCATCGCTCCACTAACATGCTCTGTGGAGGAATAACACTGTTTCTCCCTCCACAGAGAGCTTATTGTTGTGATCTTCTTACCCACACATCAGACCTTTCTTTATGGCGTAGTGGGTCGTGCAAGACTGGGTCGTCGTCGTCGAACAAGTCTGCACATTGACTTGTAATCTGAAACTTTCTGAGAAGCAGAAGGGGGTTTTAAGGGCAGAAACAGGCAGCAGTGATTGGTTCAGTGTGAGTCCAACAGAGAGGCTGCACCTTCCTCTCGACACTCCCCTAGAAGAGAGACAGATTAACAACACTTACTCACCGGACAGTGATGAGCAGACGGGACGGGGACTTCAGACCCTCTTTATGGACTTTTTACTTGTGTTCGGCGGCTCTAACGCTTCTCCTCTTGTCCGTCCTTTAACCGGGTTTGACCAGGGAGAGGAGTGAAGTGCGACCCCGAGCTGGATGGATGGTTATGGGGAAAAGAGGAAGACCCTCGGCGCTTGACGTGTGCAGAGTCCTCGCGGTGTTTCTCTCACTCTTCCCCTCCGGTAAGATACTATTTTTTTAATACGTCTTTTCGCAGTAAAGTTGCCAGTTTTCGGTCACTATTTATCAGCCGAATTATTGAGTGATATTATAATTGAAGAGTTACATAGTTTTTACACCTTAAAAGTAGGCGTTTGTTTGCTAAAATCCGtaaattgttttaaaataagCGAAATAAGTATGACTCGCCGCAGCGAATCAATTGGAATCCCACCAAACtccatacaaaaataaatcgaTTTTTACTAGATTGCTCAGATTGCTCAGATTTAGGGCGACGTGTTTTTGGCAGTAAAGTTGCCAGGTTTCAGTCACTAGTTATCAGCCGAATTATTGAGTGATATTATAATTGAAGAGTTACATAGTTTTTACACCttaaaattacgtttttttGGCTGAAATCAAgcaaattgtttaaaaaatagcGAAATAAGTATGACTCGCCGCAGCGAATCAATTGGAATCCCACCAGACtccatacaaaaataaatcgaTTTTTACTAGATTGCTCAGATTTAGCGCCAACTAACTAcgttttcagcttttttttcagCAAAGTTGCCAGGATTCAGTCACTAGATGTCAGCCGAATTATTGAGTGATATTATAATTGAAGAGTTACATagtttttaaaactttaaagtATGCGTTTTTGGCTGAAATCAAGCAAATTGTTATAAAATATGCGAAATAAGTAGAATTCGCCGCAGCAAATCAATTGGAATCCCACCAGACTCCATACAAAAATGAATCGATTTTACTAGATTGCTCAGATTGCTCAGATTTAGGGCGAAGTGTTTGCTGTGCAGTGAAATTACCAGATTTCGGTCACTATATCAGCCGAATTATTGAACTAGATTACTAGATTGCTCAGATTTAGGGCCAACTAACTACGTTTTCAGCTTTTTGGCAGCAAAGTTGCCAGGTTTCAGTCACTAGTTATCAGCCGAATTATTGAGTGATATTATAATTGAAGAGTTACATAGTTTTTACACCttaaaagtatgtatgtttggCTGAAATCAAGCAAATTGTTATAAAATATGCGAAATAAGCATGACTCGCTGCAGCGAATTAATTGGAATCCCACCAAACtccatacaaaaataaatcgaTTTTACTAGATTGCTCAGATTGCTCAGATTTAGGGCGAAGTGTTTGCTGTGCAGACGTCTGGAAATTGTTTGAAGGTTTGGAAAATATTACAGCAAGCTTGAAAGTGAACCATGCCATTACATTGCAAAATTTGACTAGTTTTagtctgttttattttacttctttttatagaggaagacaaaacaaagtAAGAGGTCTTTTttggagctgctgcagcacctcaAGCCTTGTTTTGTTTGGGGGGGATGGTGCATGCCTCAGTATTTCACATAAGCTCCTTGAAAGCAACTGTATTTTTCTAACTTTAAGTTGGGTTATTAATTAAGATAGGAAATGCATTTTGAGATGTTTTAATTGCAGcccttaaaatataataaagaacTGTTTTTGTAGAGAGTATGGTGGTAGGATTATGGTTTGTTGAAATGTCCATGCATGCCCAAAAATCCACCATAACAACTATTTTTTTAAGAAGATTTTTCTAAAGGTCCAGTGGCAGTGTAATAATACATTAGACACCCACATTTCTGTGTTTAAATTGACTTATTATCCTTGTAATTTGACAATGGGGATGATTGCAGTGGGCACACCTCATTCAGCTCTCCTTGCACGTTTGCAGAAACCCTTATCAGTTTCCCCTCTTAAGTCACTTACCGTCAAACAACAAAGTGATAATGCACTGATAGTTGAGATCAAGATTGGTTTATTGCCATCTGTCAAATGGGTGGTAAACGGAGAGGCGGTGTGGGGGTTGGAGTGGAGAGAGCTGCGGTGAAGCTTTCAGGTGGGATATTGTTTAAAGTGTGACTTCAAAGTGTTGATATGCCCCCACCCTCCAGACACTGGCTGAAACTTCTCACAGCCAATTCaaataaaatgctttattaGTTGAAGGTAATACTACTCAAACATGGTGTGACAACAAGGCATCCTGGGAAATGTTTGAACAACATTGTGTAAAGAGTTGGCCGGATGTGGCAATAAACGGCAATCTACGGTCAAGCAGTGTTTATTATCACTAAAGGTGTAGATTAGATCCCAAATGgtgtttttacttttacataAACTGAAAAGCCACTGGGCGTGAAAGGGAAATACACTTCTCTGCAATAAACAGCAGTTATCTAATACCCAGGTTGACCCGAGGGAGGttcacacctgtgctttttgTTCACTATTTGCGCAAAAACAGTGTTTCATGCTGTGAAAATGTATACATTTGTATAGATATAGTTGTTATTTGTCCTTTTTCATGGTGTAGAAAACAAAACGCAGCAGCAACATATAATGGTGCTTTCtcctttttattccttttctATCGCATTTGAAATGTTGTCCAGATGCCAACTAGATAATAGACAGAACAAAGTATGTGGCAAACGATAAGAATTACtgctttgttattattttaatgtgtaTAATTTGAAGACTACATTTGGCACTGGAGTTTAATGACAATGGCTATGTGGGAATTGGTGATTAGTTGTGAAAAAGCTCTTGATTATTCTTGTTTTAGATTCAGTATTTTGTAAATCCGTGTTCTTAAACCACCATCAATAACAGCCAGAGTGTATTTATAGCTTTTTACTGTGTCACTATCATTGTTTCTAAATGGCATGGTGGCCTCTGGTTGGCTTCTTTTGTTCAAACTGTATCTTGTTTCTCCCTGACAGTGAGTCTGCAGTGCAAGATCCTCAAGTGTAACTCTGAATTTTGGGCGTCCACCTCGAACTCTGGCCCAGAGGAGGAGTTCTGCACAGCGCTGCGAGCGTACAACAGCTGTGTACGCCGGACCGCGCGTACCTGCAGGGGGGACTTGGCGTACCACTCGGCCCAGCATGGCATAGAGGATCTAATGAGCCAACACAACTGCTCCAAGGAGGGGCCCACATCCCAACCACGTGCCCGAACCCCAATACCTCCTCCGCCCCCGCCGCTCCTGCCCGACAGCCAGGAACGCTCCGACGGCCCGGAAGTGTGCCACTATGAGCGCAGTCTTCATCGCAACACAGCGCCGCCCAACTACACCCACTGTGGCTTCTTTGGAGACCCGCACCTCCGAACATTTGGCGACGATTTCCAGACGTGTAAGGTGGAAGGAGCCTGGCCGCTCATCCACAACAAATACCTGTCTGTCCAGGTGACCAACACTCCGGTGGTGCCGGGGTCTATGGCCACTGCCACAAGCAAGGTGGGGATCCTTACTGTCCATCCTGTATGCATATCAATATAGTCTACTTTTAGATCAGAAACAATAACTATATTGATCCACTAGGGCTGcatctaacaattattttcatttatcgAATcatttgctgattattttctcctgTAATTGATGAAAAACGGTCCAAAACctcaaaatattcaatttactatcacataagacaaagaaaagcagcaaattctcacatttgagaagctggaacaaggacatttttgcttgattaaTCCATTTTATCGACCAGTCGTTTTAGCTCCACTATCGACAGATATTATTCAGCAACAATTGGGATAATTTatgaagcaaaaatgccaaacatttgctgttcCAGCTTGTCAAATGTGaagtttttctctgtttattttatagtTTATGCTGAATACATGTGGGGTTTGAACTGGAAGACTTGTACTATGGAAAATTGTGAAACAAATAgcatttttcaatatttcttgacattttctaggctaactttaaaaaaaaaaaaaaaaaatcaacaaattcATCTATAATGAAGATAATCATTatttgcattgattttttttaatgttatttgttGGTGACTTTTTGCATCAGAACATCTTCCTGTTCATATTTCGGTTCGTGCGAGTCTCTTCTTTCATGTGGTGTGTTTGTCAGAGAGCTGCTGTGGGGCTGCGTCTCTGTCAAACTGTGGACTCTGGTTAGTGTTTGGACGAGGTCCATAATGACAGATAAAGAAGCCAAACCCAGCTCACTTGCATAGATCTTGATAAGCTTTATAAATTATATGTTAGTATTATAACAGCAGTGCTGCGTCAAATGTTAACACAAGGCTCCATTTTCACTTTTCACAGTGGACTGATGTTTGGCCTACTTAGAGTGCAGTCCACACTGAGCACATTCAGTTGGGAAATGTTGTGTCTGCACAGAACTGTAGATATTTTTCTCTGCATTATGAGATATTTTCTTTCATAGCTTTTATCAGCAGTGCATTCctcattattgttgttttgtttaatggTACATTGGTTAGTTTTTCCGGCTTTCAGTAGAACTCAAGGTCAAAAACAAAGATGTAGGAGTGTTTGTAGTTGGCAAATTCACGTAGAGTTAGTCCAGAAAGTTTTGACAGCAATGATTGTGGACCTCAGCCACTTTGCAGAGCATCATAACTGATGTATTTTAGACTGAGGCATAAGAGCACTTTGTCCTTAATCACATTCGTAGAAAGTATAATTTCCTGCAATCAAGGTTTCTTAATGATACTCTATTAAGCATTTGTGGGTTTTTTAGCTTTTAaagtaatgacatttttttttatattgctgttCTTGGAAGCAAATgagacagctttttttttaagatcttGATTCTGGACAAAGGGAAAACAAGGCAGCAGCCAATGCCACCTGTGCAAACAAGCCCCCTCTGGTAAAAGATCCGCATTAGTAAGCTCTGTGTTGGTGCATTGCTCTCGCTACAGCAAATAAAACTGTCTGGTTATTTCCATCTTCATTCTGAGTGGAGGGATAATAGaggcatttttcttttgtttgttttcattaaaaGCTTTAGAAATGAtccagggggaaaaaaacagaagttaATGTAGGTGGGAAATGTTACCCGAGGgttggaggagagggggggggggattgagACAGAACTGGTGCAGCAGATGAATTGTCGAAGCTAATAGAGTATTCTGCAGACTCTCCCCGTCCTCTGTCCCCGAGCGAGCAGACATCAGAGTCCCCTCGGCCGTCCCGGTATCGCCGCTCTGACAATGGCTCATTGGTGTCCTGATGAAACCAAGCTTGCGGAGTCCTGACCAGTCTCACTTAATTAGCTGCAGAGTATATCGCTCTGTCCTGGCCCGACGCCACTCCCTGGAGCATAGTTCTGGGGTTCACAGGCAGGTTTTTCAGCGCTATGAATGGATCGTCTTTGTGTCTGCAAACTGAGGCCTGATTTTACATGGCTGAGACTCGTGTTTTTTGAGGGCGTTTACCTTGGCCTCCCCCATGTTGAGCCAGTGCTGAAACATGACACTGAAGTGAGGTAGATGGCACATATTGCACAAACTTGTTCTTAATGCAAAAGCATAGGCACCTCCCGTTTTACTAGAATTCCGTATGTGACCAGAAAAACACAGCAACTAGTGACTGCATACTTGCATTTGTGCATTTATGCTGAACATGAATGACATCTATTTCTTTTCTCTGCCCTCCTGCAGCTGACAATCATCTTCAAGAACTTCCAGGAGTGCGTGGACCAGAAGATGTACCACGCAGAGACGGACGAGCTGCCGGCTGCGTTCGCAGACGGCTCCAAGAACGGAGGGGATCGGCACGGAGCGAACACCCTGCGCGTGGTGGAGAAGGTTCCCGGGCAGCACGTGGAGATTCAGGCCAAGTACATTGGAACGACCATAGTGGTGCGGCAGGTGGGCCGCTACCTGACGTTTGCCGTGCGGATGCCGGAGGAAGTCGTGAACTCTGTGGAGGAAGGCGTCAACCAGGACTTGTACCTGTGTCTTCACGGCTGTCCCGCCAACCAGCGCATCGACTTCAGGAACTTCAAGGCTCGGGCGGCGGACGGCGCGAGCAGGAGCGTCGGCGCCGCGGCACACGGCTTCACCTACCAGTCCGCCAAGGCCAAGTGCAAAGAGCGGCTCCCAGTGGAGGACCTGTACTTTCAGTCCTGCGTGTttgacctcctctcctctggagACATAAACTTCACCATGGCAGCCTACTACGCCTTCGAGGATGTAAAAATGCTCCACTCAAACAGCAAAAGATACCACCTCTTtgaaaataatatgaataatgcaGCACGGCGGGGCAAAGATTTCCTCtcgctcctcttcctcaacGTCCTCGCTGTGTTATTTTGGATTGAGTGTAGCGCAGTTCATCTATAAACCCTTTTACAACAGTATCCTCATGGTGTATCTGTCGTTGAGTGTTAGAGTACCATCGCTGTGTCGTACGTCGGCTCCTCTCTTCTTGCTCCGGTTCTGTGACGCGGCCGGCGGCTCGGTCAT encodes the following:
- the rgma gene encoding repulsive guidance molecule A isoform X2, producing the protein MVMGKRGRPSALDVCRVLAVFLSLFPSVSLQCKILKCNSEFWASTSNSGPEEEFCTALRAYNSCVRRTARTCRGDLAYHSAQHGIEDLMSQHNCSKEGPTSQPRARTPIPPPPPPLLPDSQERSDGPEVCHYERSLHRNTAPPNYTHCGFFGDPHLRTFGDDFQTCKVEGAWPLIHNKYLSVQVTNTPVVPGSMATATSKLTIIFKNFQECVDQKMYHAETDELPAAFADGSKNGGDRHGANTLRVVEKVPGQHVEIQAKYIGTTIVVRQVGRYLTFAVRMPEEVVNSVEEGVNQDLYLCLHGCPANQRIDFRNFKARAADGASRSVGAAAHGFTYQSAKAKCKERLPVEDLYFQSCVFDLLSSGDINFTMAAYYAFEDVKMLHSNSKRYHLFENNMNNAARRGKDFLSLLFLNVLAVLFWIECSAVHL
- the rgma gene encoding repulsive guidance molecule A isoform X1, whose protein sequence is MQSPRERSEVRPRAGWMVMGKRGRPSALDVCRVLAVFLSLFPSVSLQCKILKCNSEFWASTSNSGPEEEFCTALRAYNSCVRRTARTCRGDLAYHSAQHGIEDLMSQHNCSKEGPTSQPRARTPIPPPPPPLLPDSQERSDGPEVCHYERSLHRNTAPPNYTHCGFFGDPHLRTFGDDFQTCKVEGAWPLIHNKYLSVQVTNTPVVPGSMATATSKLTIIFKNFQECVDQKMYHAETDELPAAFADGSKNGGDRHGANTLRVVEKVPGQHVEIQAKYIGTTIVVRQVGRYLTFAVRMPEEVVNSVEEGVNQDLYLCLHGCPANQRIDFRNFKARAADGASRSVGAAAHGFTYQSAKAKCKERLPVEDLYFQSCVFDLLSSGDINFTMAAYYAFEDVKMLHSNSKRYHLFENNMNNAARRGKDFLSLLFLNVLAVLFWIECSAVHL